Proteins encoded in a region of the Triticum dicoccoides isolate Atlit2015 ecotype Zavitan chromosome 3A, WEW_v2.0, whole genome shotgun sequence genome:
- the LOC119267347 gene encoding uncharacterized protein LOC119267347 encodes MAAFTEEERAVDDALGYPKAYARLCRAGGGALGLPYAHGPPGAFLPYVLQPHEALRAKELNETFPVVDAEAAPTANPRGFANLLWKQLDHLGNAGFDPALFRVDAYGNVLYLHADAASPLAWDVHHWFPCARGGRTVPSNLRIMQLQASRKKHNKLEFLVPWWDLQLGISVNQFLSIFASKNTDFRNRAFAFLFADGANEELSSLQAVEAHAFPHHFAEMKKKVGLAPAAIVSARGSDCSVLKSVDANRPVRSNYPLIAAKKFSGEKDENLAAHGHGGNSMMKENNNPDVDGYISNPYLSIVMARDSLRQREEAKKKQAELTELENEVSEMQQKNEEERVAIQDLEAQLIKRRRRVEKCRRLADAQANYKTVLEKMIRDAMHQSVVYKEQLRLNQAATSTLMARLEAQRAMCDSSETELRKKYQHRDDLERQVKPFIDQARKRYRVDDEIPEERQCESFRYLPERVSRSSPLKQELRVFLEEAQRTSDAYINLEGEEIGEGTSTMSYVNTEQPSKVISFPRRSISTDENRSYTERGRASVREKLEQSAIRERHRSRGRERKETMASRGVGTPIKSRDGKGKAAMLESETERSHHASQTVSFPRTPSVPPSPPYRATGVYGAPRYHTEQSLPVQKDDEMLHPRRVARSEDNENMNYRGKGNVDKWLHMLMEDQQEGNEAACRSSEDHNAAEENGSDDEQEIQSRIDDEDESCRNEITECVDEITECVDEIVDVGGESAAAHHGTPRCRGSFDIKEEKVERKIWFPRSDSGRGFRSLPSSPSKILGMRRGSDCAGRKPKVGGDDDRIYGYEDSVSTSSSKFLSKCKQAIKKAVHK; translated from the exons ATGGCGGCGTTCACGGAGGAGGAGAGGGCGGTGGACGACGCGCTGGGCTACCCCAAGGCCTACGCCAGGCTCTGCCGCGCCGGCGGGGGCGCGCTCGGCCTCCCCTACGCCCACGGCCCGCCCGGCGCCTTCCTCCCCTACGTCCTCCAGCCCCACGAG GCGCTGCGGGCCAAGGAGCTGAACGAGACGTTCCCGGTGGTGGACGCGGAGGCGGCGCCCACCGCCAACCCGCGCGGCTTCGCCAACCTGCTCTGGAAGCAGCTCGACCACCTCGGCAACGCCGGCTTCGACCCGGCGCTCTTCCGCGTCGACGCCTACGGGAACGTGCTCTACCTCCACGCCGACGCCGCCTCGCCCCTCGCCTGGGACGTCCACCACTGGTTCCCCTGCGCCA GGGGAGGGAGGACGGTTCCGAGCAACCTGCGGATCATGCAGCTGCAGGCGTCCAGGAAGAAGCACAACAAGCTGGAGTTCCTCGTCCCCTGGTGGGATCTGCAGCTCGGCATCTCCGTCAACCAGTTCCTCTCCATCTTCGCCTCCAAGAACACCGACTTCAG GAACAGAGCATTCGCGTTCCTCTTCGCCGACGGGGCCAACGAGGAGCTGAGCTCGCTGCAGGCGGTGGAGGCGCACGCGTTCCCGCACCATTTCGCCGAGATGAAGAAGAAAGTAGGCCTCGCGCCCGCCGCCATCGTATCCGCCAGGGGCTCCGACTGTTCGGTGCTCAAATCAGTTGACGCCAACAGACCAGTGAGGTCCAATTACCCCCTGATCG CTGCAAAGAAGTTCTCCGGCGAGAAGGACGAGAACCTGGCCGCCCACGGCCATGGTGGTAACTCGATGATGAAAGAGAACAACAACCCAGATGTTGACGGCTACATCAGCAATCCTTACCTGTCCATCGTCATGGCTAGGGACTCGCTGAGGCAACGAGAAGAGGCCAAGAAGAAGCAAGCTGAGCTCACTGAACTGGAGAACGAGGTGAGCGAGATGCAGCAGAAGAATGAGGAGGAGAGGGTAGCCATCCAGGACCTGGAGGCTCAGCTCATCAAGAGGCGTCGGCGAGTGGAGAAGTGCCGTCGCTTGGCAGACGCCCAGGCCAACTACAAGACAGTGCTCGAGAAGATGATCAGAGACGCCATGCACCA GAGCGTTGTGTACAAGGAACAACTCAGGCTGAACCAGGCTGCAACCAGTACTCTGATGGCGAGACTGGAGGCACAGAGAGCAATGTGTGACTCATCTGAAACCGAGCTCCGCAAGAAGTACCAGCACAGGGATGATCTGGAGAGGCAGGTGAAGCCTTTCATTGATCAAGCAAGGAAGAGGTACCGGGTCGACGATGAAATCCCAGAGGAAAGGCAGTGTGAGAGTTTCAGGTACTTGCCAGAAAGAGTATCGAGGAGCAGCCCTCTGAAACAGGAGCTGAGGGTTTTCTTGGAGGAGGCTCAGAGGACTTCAGATGCATACATTAACCTGGAAGGGGAAGAAATTGGAGAAGGGACTTCAACAATGAGTTATGTCAACACTGAGCAACCTTCCAAGGTGATAAGCTTCCCAAGAAGGTCCATCTCCACTGATGAAAACAGAAGTTACACTGAAAGGGGAAGAGCATCGGTGAGGGAGAAACTAGAACAATCGGCGATCAGAGAGCGGCACCGTAGCAGGGGAAGGGAAAGAAAGGAGACCATGGCATCAAGGGGTGTTGGTACACCTATCAAGTCAAGAGATGGTAAGGGCAAGGCAGCCATGCTCGAGTCCGAGACCGAAAGGTCTCATCATGCAAGCCAGACAGTCTCATTCCCAAGGACCCCCTCAGTTCCACCAAGTCCTCCATATAGAGCGACTGGCGTGTACGGGGCGCCGAGGTACCACACAGAGCAGTCACTGCCAGTCCAAAAGGATGATGAAATGCTTCATCCTCGACGTGTTGCCAGATCAGAAGACAATGAAAACATGAACTACAGAGGCAAGGGCAATGTTGATAAGTGGCTCCACATGCTCATGGAGGACCAACAAGAAGGGAATGAAGCGGCGTGCCGTTCCTCGGAAGACCACAATGCCGCCGAGGAGAACGGTTCGGACGATGAGCAGGAAATTCAAAGCAGAATCGATGACGAAGACGAGAGCTGCAGGAATGAGATCACTGAATGTGTTGATGAGATCACTGAATGTGTCGACGAGATCGTCGACGTCGGTGGTGAGAGTGCTGCTGCTCACCATGGCACACCAAGATGCAGGGGTAGCTTTGACATCAAGGAGGAGAAAGTGGAAAGGAAGATATGGTTCCCGAGGTCCGACAGCGGTAGGGGTTTCCGGTCGCTGCCATCCTCTCCCTCCAAGATCCTGGGAATGAGGAGAGGCTCGGACTGTGCAGGCAGGAAACCTAAGGTGGGTGGCGACGATGATCGCATATACGGCTATGAGGATTCAGTGTCTACAAGCAGCAGCAAGTTCCTCAGCAAATGCAAGCAGGCGATCAAGAAAGCCGTACACAAATGA
- the LOC119271310 gene encoding coleoptile phototropism protein 1-like, translating to MKSSSQSHSPRTPSPRARGTAAAPGADHARSSSEPWVLACVDDTCVNDVESFARTVAAVKSKPRPDLLPSVLSHYAAKWLPDVATTSASGRFLPPESPTATWLKKRLLLETLVAALPPDPPSGAAADDGITCDFLLKLLRAGSMVGADAALLRELESRAARRLDQATLAAVMIPAFGHAPGGSTLLDVPLVLRLVRGFLKEGGKGAGGGAGARVARLVDAYLAEAALEAELRPAELEELARAVPAHARAADDALYRAVDTYLKAHPGAGKEERKSLWRLIDPRKLSAEAAAHAVQNDRLPVRSVMQVLFSEHGKLNRLADLGASFSGARVPCSPAAALDLHSGSGRCPSKREALAQHQEMRRLREDVARLQVQCSALQEQVERLGSERRRRGGGVGVGGFKWSTLWFGGGGMGGDVARIEDSESGMERQTPASGKKGRASMATATPTPTRRTPRWRKSMS from the exons atgAAGTCGTCGTCTCAGAGCCACAGCCCCAGGACCCCGTCGCCGCGCGCTCGCGGCACGGCGGCGGCCCCCGGCGCcgaccacgcgcgctcctcctccgagcCATGGGTGCTCGCATGCGTGGACGACACGTGCGTCAACGACGTGGAGAGCTTCGCGCGCACCGTCGCCGCCGTGAAGTCCAAGCCCCGCCCCGACCTGCTCCCGAGCGTGCTGTCCCACTACGCTGCCAAGTGGCTCCCGGACGTGGCCACCACGTCCGCCTCCGGCCGCTTCCTGCCCCCGGAGAGCCCCACCGCCACGTGGCTCAAGAAGCGGCTGCTCCTGGAGACCCTCGTCGCGGCGCTCCCGCCGGACCCGCCCAGCGGCGCGGCCGCAGACGACGGCATCACGTGCGACTTCCTGCTCAAGCTGCTGCGGGCGGGGAGCATGGTGGGCGCGGACGCGGCGCTGCTGCGGGAGCTGGAGTcccgcgcggcgcggcggctggacCAGGCGACGCTGGCGGCCGTGATGATACCGGCGTTCGGGCACGCGCCGGGCGGGTCGACGCTGCTGGACGTGCCGCTGGTGCTGCGGCTGGTGCGCGGGTTCCTCAAGGAGGGCGGCAAGGGCGCCGGCGGCGGAGCCGGGGCCAGGGTGGCGAGGCTGGTCGACGCGTACCTGGCGGAAGCCGCGCTGGAGGCCGAGCTGCGGCCCGCCGAGCTCGAGGAGCTCGCCCGCGCTGTGCCCGCCCACGCGCGCGCCGCcgacgacgcgctctaccgcgccgTCGACACCTACCTCAAG GCACACCCAGGCGCCGGGAAAGAGGAGCGCAAGTCGCTGTGGAGGCTGATCGACCCCCGGAAGCtgtcggcggaggcggcggcgcacgcgGTCCAGAACGACCGGCTGCCGGTGCGCTCCGTGATGCAGGTGCTCTTCTCGGAGCACGGCAAGCTGAACCGCCTCGCCGACCTGGGCGCCTCCTTCAGCGGCGCCAGGGTCCCCTGCAGCCCGGCGGCGGCGCTGGACCTCCACTCCGGCAGCGGCCGGTGCCCCTCCAAGCGCGAGGCCCTGGCGCAGCACCAGGAGATGCGCCGCCTGCGCGAGGACGTCGCCAGGCTCCAG GTGCAGTGCAGCGCGCTGCAGGAGCAGGTGGAGAGGCTGGGCTCGGAGAGGAGGCGccgcggcggcggcgtcggcgtcggcggcttCAAGTGGAGCACGCTCTggttcggcggcggcggcatgggcggcGACGTCGCGAGGATCGAGGACTCGGAGAGCGGCATGGAGCGGCAGACGCCGGCGAGCGGGAAGAAGGGCAGGGCCAGCATGGCCACGGCGACGCCCACGCCGACGCGGCGGACCCCCAGGTGGCGCAAGTCCATGTCATGA